In the Streptomyces fradiae ATCC 10745 = DSM 40063 genome, one interval contains:
- a CDS encoding class I SAM-dependent methyltransferase, translating into MSAATTPEQTPVPAAKTLAAFEAAKGFMPVREGLALYAAAVEAGRLGLPLLEVGTYCGRSTILLADAARAAGTVAVTVDHHRGSEEQQPGWEYHDPSVVDPEVGLMDTLPTFRRTLHAAGLEEYVIAVVGRSPRVARVWGAPVGLVFVDGGHTDEHASNDYEGWAPHLAEGGLLVIHDVFPDPADGGQAPYRIYRRALESGAFTEVGVTDSLRVLRRTALAGRAGTPLTA; encoded by the coding sequence ATGAGCGCCGCAACCACCCCGGAGCAGACGCCGGTGCCGGCGGCCAAGACGCTGGCCGCGTTCGAGGCGGCCAAGGGGTTCATGCCCGTGCGCGAGGGGCTGGCGCTGTACGCGGCGGCCGTGGAGGCCGGACGGCTCGGGCTGCCGCTGCTGGAGGTCGGCACGTACTGCGGGCGCTCCACGATCCTGCTGGCCGACGCCGCGCGGGCGGCCGGGACCGTGGCGGTCACGGTCGACCACCACCGGGGCAGCGAGGAGCAGCAGCCCGGCTGGGAGTACCACGACCCCTCCGTCGTGGACCCCGAGGTGGGCCTGATGGACACGCTGCCGACGTTCCGGCGCACCCTGCACGCCGCCGGTCTGGAGGAGTACGTCATCGCGGTCGTGGGGCGGTCGCCGCGGGTCGCGCGGGTGTGGGGGGCGCCGGTCGGGCTGGTCTTCGTCGACGGCGGGCACACCGACGAGCACGCCTCGAACGACTACGAGGGATGGGCGCCGCACCTCGCGGAGGGCGGGCTGCTCGTCATCCACGACGTGTTCCCCGACCCCGCGGACGGCGGGCAGGCCCCGTACCGGATCTACCGGCGGGCGCTGGAGTCGGGGGCGTTCACCGAGGTCGGCGTCACCGACTCGCTGCGGGTACTGCGCCGAACGGCCCTGGCAGGACGGGCCGGAACGCCCCTCACCGCCTAG
- a CDS encoding DHA2 family efflux MFS transporter permease subunit translates to MTGMAQPRIENAVSVPAAAPQLPARPWAVILAACAGTFLVVLDVSVVNVALPSMRADLGMSALALQWVVNAYSIAFSGFMLLGGRAADLFGRKRMFLLGLAVFTLASVAGGLAQEGWQLLAARAAQGLGAAVLSPATLTIVTSAVPEGSARTRAIGTWSAVGAGGGAAGGLVGGLLTDLLDWRWVLLINVPVGVAVLIVGALWIPEARSGAGRRLDLPGAVLVTTGLAAFAYGVVQTEQAGWAAARTLVPLLGGVLLLAAFVAVESRAREPLMPLKVFRSRAVASANVALFVVGSATFASWFFMTLYAQNVLGYAPLAAGAALMPSSAGVILGAKLAPRLMPALGARRLAVGGALLTATGFAWQSLMDPDGAYLTDVLGPGILMMTGVGLLLTPLAAMATSGAAPGDAGLVSGLVNTSRTMGGAVGLAVLSTVAAAGAAGAATPEALTAGYALAFRTGAGVLLAAALLMLLWLPRPATAATRAAGGAVR, encoded by the coding sequence ATGACGGGCATGGCCCAGCCCCGTATCGAGAACGCCGTGTCCGTCCCCGCCGCCGCCCCCCAACTGCCCGCGCGCCCCTGGGCGGTGATCCTCGCGGCCTGTGCGGGGACGTTCCTCGTCGTCCTCGACGTGTCCGTCGTGAACGTCGCCCTCCCCTCGATGCGCGCCGACCTCGGCATGTCCGCGCTCGCGCTGCAGTGGGTGGTGAACGCGTACTCCATAGCCTTCTCCGGGTTCATGCTCCTCGGCGGGCGGGCCGCCGACCTGTTCGGGCGGAAGCGGATGTTCCTGCTGGGGCTGGCGGTCTTCACGCTCGCCTCCGTCGCGGGCGGACTCGCCCAGGAGGGCTGGCAACTGCTCGCCGCGCGGGCGGCCCAGGGGCTGGGCGCCGCCGTGCTGTCCCCGGCGACGCTCACCATCGTCACCAGCGCCGTGCCGGAGGGCTCCGCCCGGACGCGGGCCATCGGGACCTGGTCGGCGGTCGGCGCGGGCGGCGGCGCCGCCGGCGGACTGGTCGGCGGCCTCCTCACCGACCTCCTCGACTGGCGCTGGGTCCTGCTCATCAACGTCCCCGTCGGCGTGGCCGTGCTGATCGTGGGCGCGCTGTGGATACCGGAGGCCCGGTCCGGCGCGGGCCGCCGCCTGGACCTGCCCGGCGCGGTGCTCGTGACCACGGGGCTCGCGGCCTTCGCGTACGGGGTGGTGCAGACCGAGCAGGCCGGGTGGGCGGCGGCGCGGACCCTGGTGCCGCTGCTGGGCGGGGTGCTGCTGCTCGCCGCGTTCGTGGCGGTGGAGTCCCGCGCCCGCGAACCGCTCATGCCGCTCAAGGTGTTCCGGTCGCGGGCCGTCGCCTCGGCGAACGTCGCCCTGTTCGTCGTCGGCTCGGCGACCTTCGCCTCCTGGTTCTTCATGACCCTGTACGCGCAGAACGTCCTCGGCTACGCCCCGCTGGCCGCCGGTGCCGCCCTGATGCCCAGCTCCGCCGGGGTCATCCTCGGCGCCAAGCTCGCCCCCCGCCTGATGCCGGCGCTCGGTGCGCGCAGGCTCGCGGTGGGCGGCGCGCTCCTCACCGCGACCGGCTTCGCCTGGCAGTCGCTGATGGACCCGGACGGCGCGTACCTCACCGACGTGCTGGGGCCGGGCATCCTGATGATGACCGGCGTCGGGCTGCTCCTCACGCCGCTCGCCGCCATGGCCACGTCCGGCGCCGCGCCGGGCGACGCGGGCCTCGTGTCCGGCCTGGTCAACACCTCCCGCACCATGGGCGGCGCCGTCGGCCTGGCCGTCCTGTCGACCGTCGCCGCCGCCGGGGCGGCCGGGGCCGCCACGCCGGAGGCCCTCACCGCCGGGTACGCCCTGGCCTTCCGCACCGGCGCCGGTGTCCTCCTCGCGGCGGCCCTGCTGATGCTGCTGTGGCTGCCCCGGCCGGCCACCGCCGCCACCCGCGCGGCGGGCGGCGCCGTGCGCTGA